The Xylophilus rhododendri region TGCCGACATGCGGGTGGCCGCGCTGATGGATGTGCTGCGCGACGACAAGAGCGTGGGCAGCGTCTACCTGATCGGCCAGGACTACAGCTTCGGCCAGCGCGTGCTGCGCGAGGCGCGCCGCCAGCTCGGCGTGCAGCGGCCGGATGTGAAGATCGTCGGCGACGAGCTGCATCCGCTGGGTCGCGTGAAGGATTTCGCGCCCTATGCGGCCAAGATCCGCGCCAGCGGCGCCCAGGCCGTCATCACCGGCAACTGGGGCAACGACCTGACCCTGCTGGTGAAGGCGGCGCGCGAGGCCGGTTTCGACGGCAAGTTCTACACCTTCTACGGCAATGCCCTGGGCGCGCCGGCGGCGCTGGGCGATGCGGGCGTGGGGCGGGTGCTGGCGGTGGCCGACTGGCTGCCCAACGTGCCCGGCGCGCAGAGCGAGGCCTTCTATGCTGCCTTCCATCAGCGCTTTCCCAGCCCCGCCGAAGACTATGTGCACATGCGCATGCAGCTGATGGTGGAGTCGCTGGCCCAGGCCATCGAGAAGGCCGGCAGCGACGATGCGCTGGCGGTGGCGCGCGCGCTGGAGACGACGTCGGTGTCGCTCTATGGCCAGAACGGCCACATGCGCGCGGTCGACCACCAGTTCCAGCAGTCGCTGGTGGTCGGCCAGATGGAGAAGAAGGGCACGCCGGGCGTGAAGTTCGACGTGGAAGGCTCGGGCTATGGCTTCAAGGTGGTGCGCAGCATCCCGCCGGAGCGGGCCGAGCAGCCGAGCAGCTGCCGGATGAAGCGGCCGGCCTGAAATCCGCGCTCAGGAGCCGTAACCGTAGCCGCTGCAGGCGCCGGCATTGGGCCGGCCACGGCATTCGCGCTGCATGCGGCGCGAGCGGTCGGCGGTGGATTCGCCGCTGTCGCCATGCGGCGCGAGTTTGACCTTGGTGCTTTTCTTGCCGGCCTTGGGCTCGGCCCCGGATGTGGCTTCGGCCTTCTTGCGGCCCGCCCGGGCCAGGACGGGGGCGCCGGCGGCCATCAGGCCCAGGAGCAGATGGATGCCGGCACGCCGGCGGCTGGAGATGTCTGCGCTCATGAAAAATCCTTTGGGAATCCTTTGGAAAAGAGCCTGCATGCTGGCTGCTTCCCGGCCGCTTCCAGGGCCGCTCGTCGGCCGCCCATGACCGTAGCGCTATAATCGACGGGCTTTGCCTCCCGCAAGGCGCACGTGCAGCGCATTTCCAGCGCCGCTCGCAAGTCAAACACTCAACGGAAATATCGAAATGATTGCATCCTCCATCAAGGCAGAAGTCGTCAAGGACAACGCCCGCGCCGCCAACGACACCGGTAGCCCGGAAGTCCAGGTCGCCCTGCTGACCGCCCGTATCAACGAGCTGACCCCCCACTTCAAGACCCACGCCAAGGACCACCACGGTCGCCGCGGCCTGCTGCGCATGGTGAGCCGTCGCCGCAAGCTGCTGGACTACCTGAAGGCCAAGGACGCCGAGCGCTACACCGCCCTGATCGCCAAGCTGGGCCTGCGCAAGTAAGGCGCCAGCGGCTGAAGAACGCCTGAGTTAGCCCGCTAGCTCAGGCGTTTTTTGCATTGCGATTTCCTCTTTTTCCTCCCGGACAAGCCACCCACCCAGAGCGAAGCTGTGTCATTCCAGAGGCGTTGCGCCAAGCTGAGCGCCGCTGGAATGGCATCGTGTTTTGATGGGACTTTCCGGCTCCGCATCTCACGTACAAAGACAACCGACAGGAGCTGAACGAATATGAGCATCTTCAACAAAGTCACCAAGACCTTCCAATGGGGTCAGCATCAAGTCATCCTGGAAACCGGTGAGATCGCCCGCCAGGCCGCCGGCGCCGTGCTGGTCAACATCGAAGGCACCGTGGTGCTGGCGACCGTCGCCGCCTCCAAGACCGCCAAGTCCGGCCAGGACTTCTTCCCGCTGACCGTCGACTACATCGAGAAGACCTACGCCGCCGGCAAGATCCCCGGCAGCTTCTTCAAGCGCGAAGCCAAGCCCAGCGAACTCGAAACCCTGACCAGCCGCCTGATCGACCGCCCGATCCGCCCGCTGTTCCCCGAAGGCTTCTTCAACGACGTGCATGTGGTCATCCACACCCTGTCGCTGAACCCGGAAGTCGATGCCGACATCGCCGCCATGATCGGCGTGAGCGCCGCCCTGGCCGTGTCCGGCATTCCCTTCGCCGGCCCGATCGGCGCGGCCCGCGTGGGTTACGTCAACGGTCAGTACGTGCTCAACCCCGGCCAGACCGCCCGCAAGGATTCGCAGCTGGAACTGGTCGTCGCCGGCACCGAATCCGCCGTGCTGATGGTCGAGTCCGAAGCCAAGCAGCTGTCGGAAGAAATCATGCTCGGCGCCGTGGTCTTCGGCCACGAGCAGGGCAACATCGCCATCAACGCCATCCATGAGCTGGTGCGCGACGGCGGCAAGCCGGTCTGGGACTGGCAGGCGCCTGCCAAGAACGAGCCGCTGATCGCCAAGGTCAACGCCCTGGCAGAAGACAAGCTGCGTGCCGCCTACCAGCTGCGCAACAAGCAGGCCCGCACCCAAGCCCTGCGTGAAGCCACCGCTTCCGTCATGGAAGGCCTGAAGGCCGACGGTTCGGCTGTGGACAGCGTGCTGGTCGAAGGCCTGCTGTTCGAGATCGAATCCAAGATCGTGCGCAGCCAGATCCTGTCGGGCGAGCCGCGCATCGACGGCCGCGACACCCGCACCGTGCGCCCGATCGAGATCCGCG contains the following coding sequences:
- a CDS encoding branched-chain amino acid ABC transporter substrate-binding protein codes for the protein MRRVVLKSIAAALMANVPVLQAFAEAPGPTIDIALIEGLSGSFANAGEAVFRNIAWAIERVNARGGIKLPGGNRLLRLVRYDSKGQTEEALSALRAAIDAGSHFVMQGNSSAVAAALLDAIDKQNSRDPAHRVVFLNYSAVDPVLTNERCSFWHFRFDAHADMRVAALMDVLRDDKSVGSVYLIGQDYSFGQRVLREARRQLGVQRPDVKIVGDELHPLGRVKDFAPYAAKIRASGAQAVITGNWGNDLTLLVKAAREAGFDGKFYTFYGNALGAPAALGDAGVGRVLAVADWLPNVPGAQSEAFYAAFHQRFPSPAEDYVHMRMQLMVESLAQAIEKAGSDDALAVARALETTSVSLYGQNGHMRAVDHQFQQSLVVGQMEKKGTPGVKFDVEGSGYGFKVVRSIPPERAEQPSSCRMKRPA
- the rpsO gene encoding 30S ribosomal protein S15; protein product: MIASSIKAEVVKDNARAANDTGSPEVQVALLTARINELTPHFKTHAKDHHGRRGLLRMVSRRRKLLDYLKAKDAERYTALIAKLGLRK